TGCGCGCCGAGGTGGCCCGGCTCGCCGCGACCGGGGCGCCGATCGCCGCCGAGTGCGCCGGCCTGCTCTGGCTCAGCCGGAGCCTGGACGGTGCGCCGATGTGCGGGGTGCTCGACGCGGAGGCGGTGATGACCGACCGGCTCACCCTGGGTTACCGGGACGCGGTCGCGCTGAGCGACAGCGTGCTCGCGCCGACCGGCACCCGGGTCACCGGGCACGAGTTCCACCGCACCACCGTGACCCCCAGATCGGGTACGGCACCGGCCTGGGCCTGGCGGGACGCCGCACCCGAGGGCTTCGTCTCCGGCGGCGTGCACGCCTCGTACCTGCACCTGCACTGGGCCGGGACACCGTCCCTGGCCCGGAACCTGGTGGCCGCGTGTCGCTGATCGTCGGCGTCGGTGCCCGGCCGGGCGTGGACTCCGACGAACTCGACGCCCTGGTCGGTGCGGCGCTCGCCGCGATCGGGCTGGCCCCGGAGCGGGTGGCCGCGTTGGCCACGGTCGACCGTCGGGTGGTCGAACCGGGCCTGGTCGAGGTCGCCGGCCGACGGGGTTGGCCACTGGTCGGCTATCCGGCGCTGGAACTGGCCCGGGAGGCGGTGCCGCACCCGTCGGCGCTGGTCCGGGCGGCAACCGGTACGCCGAGCGTGGCCGAGGCCGCCGCGCTGCGCGCCGTACGCGACCGGGGCGCCGAGCCTGTCCTGCTGTTGCCAAAGCGGGCCAGTGGTGCGGCCACGGTGGCGGTGGCCGGACCGGCCGGTGAGGTGGACGCGTACCGTCACGACGGCGGTTAGCGGCACCCGCGCCACCAGCGCGAACGAGCACCGCGACGCCAGCGCGAACGAGCACCGGCGCGCCCGGCGCGAACGAGCACCGGCGCGCCCGGCGCGAACGAGCACCACGGGGACCAGCACAGCAAGGAGACACATATGAGCGGGAGCAGCGGCGGCAAGGTGGACCACCGGATCGATCCGGCCGACGGGGAACTCGCCCAGTTCTGGCGGGAACGGCACCTCTGCACCCTCACCACCCTCCGCGCCGACGGTACGCCGCACGTGGTGCCGGTCGGCGCCACCTTCGACGCCGACGCCGGCCTGGCCCGGGTCATCTCCTCACGTACCTCCCGGAAGGTGCTCAACCTCGGCACCGAGGGCGGCCCGGTGGCGGTCTGCCAGGTCGACGGTCGCCGCTGGTCGACGATCGAGGGGTACGCGGTGGTCCGGGACGACGCCGCGACGGTGGCCGACGCGGAACGCCGCTACGCGCAGCGTTACCGCCAGCCGCGTCCGAACCCCGAGCGGGTGGTCATCGAGATCCGGGTGACCCGCATCCTCGGCAATGTCTGAGCACCCGCCAGTGTCTGAGCCCTCGGCGATGGCAGCGGACCCGGACCAGCCGGACGCCGTGGTCACCGTCGTCGGCATCGGTGCCGACGGCTGGGCCGGGCTGAGCGGACCGGCCCGCGCCGCCCTCCGCTCGGCCGAGGTGCTGCTCGGCAGTGCCCGCCAGTTGGCGCTGCTGCCCGAGCCGGCCGACCTGCCCGGCGCGGGCACGAGCATGCTACGGATCGCCTGGCCGTCGCCGATGCTGGCCGCACTGCCCGGCCTGCTCGACGCCCACGCCGGTCGGGCGGTCGTGGTCCTGGCCAGCGGCGACCCGATGTTCTTCGGGGTGGGCACGACACTGACCCGGCTGCTCGGACCCGAACGGGTACGGGTCGTCCCGCACCCGTCGTCGGTCTCGCTCGCCTGCGCCCGGCTCGGCTGGCCGCTCGACGAGGTCGAGGTGGTGAGTCTGGTCGGGCGGGCGGTCGAACGGCTGCACCGCTTCGTGCACCCGGGCCGGCGGCTGCTCGTCCTCAGCGCCGACGGGCGCACCCCGGCGGCGGTCGCCGCCCTGCTCACCGCCCGTGGCTACGGCGGGAGCGGGGTGACCGTACTGGAGTCGCTCGGCGGGCCGGACGAGCGGATCCGCACCGGCACCGCCGCCGGGTGGGAGGAGACAGTCGGCCCGCTCAACGTCGTCGCGGCCCACTGCCAGGCCGACCCCGGCGCCCCGCCGCGCCCGCCCGTCCCCGGCCTGCCCGACGACGCGTACGAGCACGACGGTCAGATCACCAAACGCGAGATCCGCGCGATCACCCTGGCCCGACTCGCGCCCACCCCCGGGCAACTGCTCTGGGACGTCGGTGGCGGTGCCGGCAGCATCGCGATCGAGTGGCTCCGTACGCACCCGTCCTGCCGGGCGGTGGCGATCGAACGCGACCCGGTGCGGGCGGACCGGATCGGGGTCAACGCCGCCGCGCTCGGGGTGCCGGAGCTACATGTCGTACGCGGCGCGGCACCGGAGGCGCTGTCCGGGCTGGAAGCACCCGACGCGGTCTTCGTCGGCGGCGGCGTGACCGTTCCAGGTCTGCTCGACCGGTGCTGGCAGGCGCTGCGGCCGGGTGGGCGGTTGGTGGTCAACGCGGTCACCCTGGAGTCGGAGCGAACCGTCGGCGACGCGTACGGGCGGCTCGGCGGCGACCTGATCCGGCTGTCGGTCCAGCGGGCGGCGCCGGTTGGCAACTTCACCGGTTGGCGGCCGATGCTGCCGGTGACCCAGTGGACGGTGGCGAAAGCATGACGGTCTTCTTCATCGGCGCCGGTCCGGGCGCAGCGGATCTGATCACGGTTCGGGGCCGGGACCGGTTGGCAGCGGCGCCGGTCTGCCTCTACGCGGGCAGCCTCGTTCCGCCGGAACTGCTCGCGTACTGCCCGCCCGACGCCCGGCTGGTGGACACGGCGAACCTGAACCTGGACGAGATCGTGGCCGACCTGCTCGCCGCGCACCGCGCCGGCCTGGATGTGGCCCGGTTGCACTCCGGTGACCCGTCGGTGTTCAGCGCCGTGGCGGAGCAGATGCGCCGCCTCGACGCACTGGAGATCCCGTACGAGGTGGTGCCCGGCGTTCCCGCGTTCGCGGCGGCGGCCGCGGCGCTGCGTCGGGAGCTGACCGTGCCGGGCGTCGGCCAGACGGTGATCCTGACCCGGACCGCCGCGCGGGCCACCCCGATGCCGGCGGGGGAGGACCTGGCCACGCTCGGTCGCAGCCGGGCCACGCTCGTGCTGCACCTGGCAGTGCAGCGGATCGAGGAGCTGGTCGAGGAGCTGGTGCCGAACTACGGCGCCGACTGCCCGGTCGCCGTGGTGGCGCGGGCCAGCCGGGAGGACGAACTGGTGCTGCGGGGCACCCTGGCCGACATCGCCGGGCAGGTCCGGTCGGCCGGGATCGTCCGTACCGCCGTGGTCGTCGTCGGTTCGGTCCTCACCGCCGCCGCCTTCCCGGACAGCCACCTCTATTCGACCGACCGTTGCCGTGCCTGATCCCGCCCCCGCGCCGAGGGGTCGGAGCAGGCGGTCGGTGGAGCCGGCGCGCCGGTCAGTGGGTCCGGCCGACGATGGTGCCGGCGCGGTCGATCACCACCACGTCGACGGCCACGTCCGCCCCGCGCAGCACCTCCATCGAGGTGTTCCGGGCACCGGCGGCCACCAGGTCGCCCAGCGGCAACCCGACCGCCTGACACTGCCGCAGCGCGTCCAGGGCGGTGTTCGCTTCGCGTACCCCCTCGACCAGCGCCGGGTCCGCGCCGGCCTGGGCGACCAGCTCCGCCAGGGCGGGGAAATCCACCTGCGACCGGCCGGAGTGCAGGTCGAGGTGGCCGTTGGCGAGCTTGGTCAGCTTGCCGATGCCGCCCGCCACGGTGAGTCGGGGAATCGGGTGCCGGCGCAGGTACTTCAGCACCGCGCCCGCGAAGTCGCCCATGTCCAGCAGCGCGTCCTCGGGCAGCCCGTACAGCTCAGTGGCGACCCGTTCGGAAGTGCTGCCGGTGCAGGCGGCGACGTGCGGGTGTCCGGCGGCGCGCGCCACGTCGATGCCGCGCCGGATGCTGTCGATCCAGGCCGAGCAGGAGTACGGCACCACGATCCCGGTGGTGCCGAGAATGGAGAGCCCGCCGAGGATGCCGAGCCGGGGG
The Micromonospora pisi DNA segment above includes these coding regions:
- a CDS encoding cobalamin biosynthesis protein encodes the protein MSLIVGVGARPGVDSDELDALVGAALAAIGLAPERVAALATVDRRVVEPGLVEVAGRRGWPLVGYPALELAREAVPHPSALVRAATGTPSVAEAAALRAVRDRGAEPVLLLPKRASGAATVAVAGPAGEVDAYRHDGG
- a CDS encoding pyridoxamine 5'-phosphate oxidase family protein; protein product: MSGSSGGKVDHRIDPADGELAQFWRERHLCTLTTLRADGTPHVVPVGATFDADAGLARVISSRTSRKVLNLGTEGGPVAVCQVDGRRWSTIEGYAVVRDDAATVADAERRYAQRYRQPRPNPERVVIEIRVTRILGNV
- the cbiE gene encoding precorrin-6y C5,15-methyltransferase (decarboxylating) subunit CbiE is translated as MSEPSAMAADPDQPDAVVTVVGIGADGWAGLSGPARAALRSAEVLLGSARQLALLPEPADLPGAGTSMLRIAWPSPMLAALPGLLDAHAGRAVVVLASGDPMFFGVGTTLTRLLGPERVRVVPHPSSVSLACARLGWPLDEVEVVSLVGRAVERLHRFVHPGRRLLVLSADGRTPAAVAALLTARGYGGSGVTVLESLGGPDERIRTGTAAGWEETVGPLNVVAAHCQADPGAPPRPPVPGLPDDAYEHDGQITKREIRAITLARLAPTPGQLLWDVGGGAGSIAIEWLRTHPSCRAVAIERDPVRADRIGVNAAALGVPELHVVRGAAPEALSGLEAPDAVFVGGGVTVPGLLDRCWQALRPGGRLVVNAVTLESERTVGDAYGRLGGDLIRLSVQRAAPVGNFTGWRPMLPVTQWTVAKA
- the cobM gene encoding precorrin-4 C(11)-methyltransferase translates to MTVFFIGAGPGAADLITVRGRDRLAAAPVCLYAGSLVPPELLAYCPPDARLVDTANLNLDEIVADLLAAHRAGLDVARLHSGDPSVFSAVAEQMRRLDALEIPYEVVPGVPAFAAAAAALRRELTVPGVGQTVILTRTAARATPMPAGEDLATLGRSRATLVLHLAVQRIEELVEELVPNYGADCPVAVVARASREDELVLRGTLADIAGQVRSAGIVRTAVVVVGSVLTAAAFPDSHLYSTDRCRA
- a CDS encoding cobalt-precorrin-5B (C(1))-methyltransferase, whose protein sequence is MTSGKTSTPLRYGWTTGACATAATTAAYTALLTGSFPDPVEITLPKGQRPSFALAREALDDRMALAGVVKDAGDDPDVTHGALVYVTVRPAPAGVGVVFQAGVGVGTVTKPGLPLPVGEPAINPVPREMMRRAVAEVADRHGGTGDVFVEVSVERGEELARHTWNPRLGILGGLSILGTTGIVVPYSCSAWIDSIRRGIDVARAAGHPHVAACTGSTSERVATELYGLPEDALLDMGDFAGAVLKYLRRHPIPRLTVAGGIGKLTKLANGHLDLHSGRSQVDFPALAELVAQAGADPALVEGVREANTALDALRQCQAVGLPLGDLVAAGARNTSMEVLRGADVAVDVVVIDRAGTIVGRTH